The DNA window TCTTTTGCTAACTTTTACTGTGagtttttaactcaatcttcgTGATTTGTGTGTACTAACGAAGGCATGTGCTAAAATCATTCGCATTGCGAAATTTCGAACAGTAATCGTACGTGGAGATGCCCCaatatttgaaaaatcaaaaaaataggAGTACGGCTAGCTTATATCACAAAATTTCTAATTCTGTACCTGCCCACTCTCCTTGATCATGATGTTGTCTGGATGTCGGTCGGCAATGCCTAGAACGTACGTCGCGACGCAGTACCCCGCACAACTCATGGTAAACTCCTCCACTGCTTTGTTGAACGACTCCTCGCTCGGGTTCTTTTTGCGGAGCCattctgtttaaaaaaattaaatggggTGTTATTACAGctcgttcactataacttgtcccctgccgtaatgttggcaccattgctttgtatGCTTTATTCCatagaacttagggtttattattgtgattTGCAATAGTGCCAACATGACAGCAGGGGACGAGTTATAGTGAACGATCTGTAACTCTTTGACATTTAGTGATTATTGCGCCAGTTGCGACCTGACATTCAAAAAACTTTGATGTCGACAAGCAATAGTCGCAGTCAACGAGATAATGTTACAATTCCAAATGGAAAATTAATTTCCAAGCTCCAGATTCCAAATGGAAGATTCAGTTCCAAGTGCAACTCACGGAACAAGTTGACCCTGGATATTACGGACGTGGCGTTGAAACGCGCGGACTGCTTCTGGATATTGTTCACCGTCTACGCCCCGTCCACCACCTCGATCATTCCCACAAACGTGTCCTCGATGCAAGTGTAGAAACTCAGTTCCAAGTGGAACATAGTGCAACTCACGGAACAAGTTGACTTTGGATATGACGGACGTGGCGTTGAAGCGCGCGGACTGCTTCTGGATGTTGGCCACCGTCTCCGCCCCGTCCACCACCTCGATCATTCCCACAAACGTGTCCTCGATGCAAGTGTAGAAACTCAGTTCCAAGTGGAACATAGTGCAACTCACGGAACAAGTTGACTTTGGATATGACGGACGTGGCGTTGAAGCGCGCGGACTGCTTCTGGATGTTGGCCACCGTCTCCGCCCCGTCCACCACCTCGATCATTCCCACAAACGTGTCCTCGATGCAAGTGTAGAAACTCAGTTCCAAGTGGAACATAGTGCAACTCACGGAACAAGTTGACTTTGGATATGACGGACGTGGCGTTGAAGCGCGCGGACTGCTTCTGGATGTTGGCCACCGTCTCCGCCCCGTCCACCACCTCGATCATTCCCACAAACGTGTCCTCGATGCAAGTGTAGAAACTCAGTTCCAAGTGGAACATAGTGCAACTCACGGAACAAGTTGACTTTGGATATGACGGACGTGGCGTTGAAGCGCGCGGACTGCTTCTGGATGTTGGCCACCGTCTCCGCCTCGTCCACCACCTCGATCATGCCCACTGCGTACTCCATCGATATGCAGTTGTAAGGATttaatctataaaataaaacaatcaatAAGTTTTTCTTCAGCATCATTAGAGCTAATCTTCAGCTCAATTTCTCATGGGTAATTTCCACGCAATCAATAGAAGTAACTTTTTTGTGCTTCTACGCCACTTTTATCTCAATTAACCTAACTAAGATTTATCCAAGACCTATTGTGAGCTGATTCAGGAAGAAGGGAAAGTTTGGGCAATCCTTCTTGGCATATttcatgtacagtacgcggccgaaagtaatgtacatcggcctttagaatgacatttcggctttgtagagcattgtctctatcactcatacctttatgacgttttgtcggtctcaacgacagagacagtgctctacaaatctgccatatcctaaaggtcgatgtaccttactttcgtccgcgtactgtacaagtaGTAGGGGCGTCGAACAAGAAAACAATAAAAGTACACACCTAAAGTCATAGCCAGCGTTCTTCCACAGCACCGGCTGTGACCCTGCTATGCATATACCCTATGACCCTATATATATATGCTATGACCCTGCTATGCTGATAGCATGATGCTGCGTATCATGGACCGCCATGATACGCAGCATCTGCAGCGTGAACAATGAACATGTCCTGGCGCAGGTCGTCGCCCACCTTCAGTATGATGCGGATGTCGCCACCCGTGGGGTCCACGTTCTCGAACTCGATTAGTAGCGGACGCATTTTGCTGTCCATTACGCGACAACCTTCAGTCCTTTTAGAGCTTGAAGCGGGTCTTACTTAAGAGATTCCGGAGTGTCATATCATTGAGGATGACCGCTGAAGGAGTTGCAGTATAGCAATTTCCGATTCCACAATTCTTAAGCAGGACTTAGGAAATCCTTAAGTTGCCCATGACATGCAGGTCACTgaagattttaaattttttgttggCAGAAAATTCTGATTTCTCTTCCAAGATATCAGGTATATTTGCACGGTTTTTTTACTAGAAAGCTGTAaagttacctacctaaagtCGTATCCAGCGTTCTTCCACAGCCGGTCCATGATACGCAGCATCTGCAGCGTGAACATGTCCTGGCGCAGGTCGTCGCCCACCTTCAGTATGATTCGGATGTCGCCGCCCGTGGGGTCCACGTTCTCGAACTCGAGCAGTAGCGGACGCATTTTGCTGTCCATTACGCGACAACCTTCAGGCCTGTTAACGAATATCTTTTGGTTGGACATATTGTGTTGCTATcgaattttttctttattttactgAAATAAATCTTAGGCACTCGAAACTTTTTACATATTAATTTTTCGGAGGCGTCCAATTTCAATCTAGGTCTTACTGAACATAGTTCAGCCTGATTTGGAATttgactacagtacgcggccgaaagtactgtacatcggcctttagaatgtcatttcggctttgtagagcattgtctctgtcactcatgcctatatgacgttatgtcggtctcaacgacagggactccttctaaaggtcgatgtacatttacTTTcgttcggccgcgtactgtaaataggGTTTTCAAGATTTGGAGGCCCCCGACAATAGAAGGCCAAAAAGAAGGAAAATTGTAAAGAAAAAAGGTTTATATTTATATGGGTTGTTttatgcctgaaaataaaaaactattattattattattattattatttaaaagtatgAAAATGTCAAGACAGATGGGCTGCATTTGGACCGCACATTCCGTCTACATCAGTTATGTCAACTGCAGTAGACCTGCACGCCGACTGCAGTTTGCAGTTGGCTTGTAGTCCGTCTGCCTGGACTCGTAACTCACTTGATTCTCTTACAAAGTAGGCTAGGGGTGAGCGGTGAAACAAAGTCGGAAAGTGTCTCTAGACAATGCTGCTCCTCAAGGTGCTGTCTTAGCGCAGCGCGGGCTTTGGTTATTTCCTTCTTCTTGCGAATGCATTGATTCGCCcctgaaatacaaaaatacgcATTAAAACCTACTCTTGTTTTAGAAGTTGGTAAAAATTTATGATTATATCAGTGTTCAAATACATATTCTCTTATGACCAAGAAACACCTTGCTTCATAAGTAGATCCTAGTTAGGTATCTTGTGCCATTGTCATACGTCAAAACTATGAACAAGTAATTCTCAAAGTTTGattcttgacagagtggtcgtggctatttattttatttattttatttatttattttatatctaattagaacggcagtgccacttacactaactagatgattaataataaatttaaatacaaataaaggtacaagaaaaaagacataaaatacaaaacgataaaagatcaaagaattttgaatatgaaCTCTTCACTGCTGCTTCGTGCGATTTCCCTTCAACAATTTCTGTTGGTAGCATTACGTGGACACACGGAGATAGGCGTGTTCGTTGCGGAACGGATAATGTCAGTCCACctcgacaggtccagatggcaatcggggtgggaacgcctcTCACACCCACataacccccgcgctaacttggTGCgcgcgagcacgggtgacgtacgagcagtggcgtgcaagtcataaatgcactgcttaccccagttgtaatagctaaatgcatatttttcattatgacctgccagtaaacagttTCCTACAttactaatgcctaccctggcttcaaaccctgtgcacgccactgcgtacgagtgtgcagggcgtcccccgcctcttaccccgattgccatcttgatctATCGCGAACTATACAAAGGTCGAGGAGGcgatgaaaaaataataagggACAAGATAggacaatttaataaaatctttaagaaAATTATGACCAAGTAAAAATTATGGAAATCGGCAATATATATCAATTAGTTAAATAGAACTTAGATAAAGACTTACATTTAAGTTTGTCTAGACAGGAGATCTGCCGCATGAGGCTGTTGATGTGGTCCTGGCAGCCGCGACAGTACGCCTCCAGCACTAAGCCGAAACGCACCGACACCGAGGGCACGTGCATCTCCGACCTAATGACAATCTCATACAAtgacaaaaaaccggtcaagtgcaagtcagactcgcacacgaagagttccataCCATCGTGCAAGCAAACACAAACCAGTAGGTATAGCAAAAATGTATCGTTCCAACAGCTTTACAACACAGCAAGTTTATGACGTACAGCGCCAGCTATGTGATTtattaaacactagcttatgcccgcgacttcctctgcgtgaactacacaaatttcaaactcttgTTTTACCTTTACTTTTtgttataatatgggtagtaatattattttaaccgTGAAcactaattttgaatttttatacaATAGTTTTCGCTCACACGTAGTTTTTTAGGTGTGGACGTAAAATATATTGATATATGATAGGTGGTACTTGAGATACTCATGTTTGAGTTCTTGCACCAATGCAGCAGTACAGAAGAAGCTATCGGCAGGAAAACGTACCTTAAGTGCCAAAAGAGGTAGTGTCCAATGTTCATGTTGTCGAAGGCGCGCTGCAGCAGGAACACTGACAGGTCGCACATGAGATACGACTCGTGTTTGAGCGCCTGCACCAACTGCAGCAGGTATAGAAGGAGGTCTTCGTCACTGTAACAACAAACCTGATGATGAAGGGTCTTCTCGATCGATCTAAGTCAATCGGGGTGCGGGCCTCGAGGCtgggcctccttgcccgggcaTTTCCTCTCCGGTAGCACATTGTTGCACATAACAACAAACCTTTAATAATTATGTGGCGGTCTCCACTTTGACACTAGATGACGCTACTCGCAATGATACGAAATCAATTACGCGCTGCGAGCCTGCGAAGTAACTTGCAACGAACAAACTAGATGTCGCCACGGGTATCTTCAATTTCTCGGCATGGAGCCTGAATCGCGCATACGAAGTTTTCCAGACCAGCTGAGCCTTTAGACATAACAGTCCAAAAGAATGATTTCCTTCTACGTTCGGGTCCGCGTGACCATACTCCCATACATTGGTGATTCAAGCACCTTTGAAAACCCGATACTCATTAGTCATTACGGTATTTTCGTACTTACTCTGAAGTGAAATATACTATTAATCATACTaaacaaagattttttaaacaatcacatattattttatcgtaTGCGACAGGTTAAAATAGCAAACGGGGAGGgtccgccccgcacaccccctgcgctaacccggagcAGGGGAGCaccggtgacgtgcggatgccatctcgacctgttgcagACTATAGATATGGTGTTGCCATatgataattttttataataggcACAAAAAGTAAGGGAAGTTGTTGAAAGTCTATTGGAATTGACCTGATCTTAGCTAGACACTTCACCGCGAATCTCCTGACTGCAGCATCAGCATAGGCATAGTCTAGCAACTCCAAGGCAGATTCCACTCGCAGCAAAGGCCACGTGGCCAACATTCTGACCACCCTGGCCACTTCAGCTCGCTCCGTCCATTCCACACAGGATAATAGCTTTGGTAGTAACTCTGGGGCTGCAACTCGGAAGTATTCTCTGTAGAAAAGAACACAAGTCTACACTATAGCTTCAACAGAAAAAGCTATGTATTTTGACTGCCTAGCCCAGAGCATGATCATTTATCGCCAATAAGACTCCAGAAGAGGCGAATTGTTTCACGCGTATTTTTTCATAATGCAAAAGCACTTTATAACAGTAAAATCTTTGTTCAAGGCCATCCCGCAGTCTCCGTCTTGTTTTTTGACTTTCAGACAAGCTAGCGAATTTTATTTCGAAGAAaagaatgtaataaaattataaaaaaaattaaacaacagCAACTAATATGGGCTTGTAACAGGCCATAACTATTCAGTGACTTTGTCCAAAACGCAGTACTAACCTCGAAGACCAAATATCTTTCTTGTCCTGTTCGTGCATCTCATACATAGGGTCCTTCTCGGCCGTTGCGCGAAGGTTCTCGAAGTCATCGCTGAGCGTGGCCACCGCGTCACCTGCCTCGTCCTCCAGCTGGTCTGCGTACGCTTTTACTGATTCCGGCTTCGGGAATAGGATTGGGTGCTGGCATTCGTAGCTAAAAGAATATtttgaataagttatttttCGAACGAGCATTCGTATGGAATGCGACCTGCAACATTGAATGGGTTGGCAATGATGCACAGGACATGTGTCAAAAAGGCGGGTGCAGTCTCTTCAAGCATTTAAGCGTGCGTTTTTGCGGCACTTGCGTTTGAGACTCAGGGGGTCATGGTTATCGTGcatgaaaatgtttttattaatgCCGTGTCTCAGATAATCCAACGAGTCATGCGTTGGCCAAGCCTGGCAATTCAGAAAAATAAAGGAAACTGTTACATTTGGGATGGCACCCAAAAGTTCCCAATTTAGCAGAGAAGGGAAtcacaaatttttgaaaaaaaacctgTAAAAAATCAATTGGGACTACCAAATTCCACCTTCCACTCACTTGGAGAATCGCACTTGCAGCGCCGCGCAGGACTCTATGTTGGGGTTGGACACCACCGTCCCCAACGGATGCAGCAGCAGGTCGTCGCCTTGCGTGCCGTCCGCGACGTGCGTCCACATGTATAGCGTGACGCCGTCTGTGCGCAGCTGGTCTTTGTAGTCGAATACCATTGTGTTGGCCCACGCTAGCCTGTTGATTGTGTCCTGAAAAAAGTGGTTCTTTATTACCTGCGTATttaatttgtaataaaaaaGGAAGTAACATCGTTCAACAAAAATGTAGACTAGTTAAAAGGAACACATCACCGGATTTCAAATAGCTTCACAACAAACCTTAATTCAGGCCCCCAATtctgtaagaataaccatttcatggatatcgcaatcgtcaagaagttctgccctttgattggctgtgaaaaaatgtaaacagcgaattaACCAATTAAAGGGCAgcatttcttgacgattgcgatagcgatgaaatggttattcttacacaatcaggCTGCAGTGCGGTTCATTTGCACCTTCATATAGCTCCTTGGACATCTTTCAAAAGCCGCGTTCGTCAATTTGCCGTTTCTCGTAATGCTCAAGCCATTACCACTCACAATTCATCTTCCTAGGCACACTCTCGTGGCTCTGAAGTTTTTGCCAATCTGGGTAGTCTGCTTGGATTCTGGAGTATGCTCTGAGTGACTCAGCGGGGAGCGCACAAGCAGTCTCGTACAACGGACGAAGTCTACGTTCTGAAAAGAGCCCATGAGAAGTATACCCACCTTATTCGCCTTCCACTTGTTCTTGGCCTTGGATATCTCGTAGATAACGAAGCAGAGCCTCGCCATGCGCGGCACGTTGCACACTTTGATGGGGAACTGCAACTTCGCGTTCCACTGCGCCTCTCCCTCCATGCTCACCACGGCCACTCGCGTCTTGCGCGCCTCGCACAGAGGCTTGCCGCCGTGGTAGATGCCCGCCTGGCATACCACCTAGTATCATGATGTAAGAAAGAACTATTTTATTGACATCGAGGAAGAGAGCAACTACACGCGTAAGCATTGCTTTGAAACGGTTCTGGCAAAATATCTCGTGGACGCTGCAGCTACGCACAGATGGGTCAAACTAAGATAATAAAACTGAAAACGGTTTTTAAATTAGAATTTTACGTTTGTGTCGATAAAAATCAACCTTCGGATTTTCTTTCATCTTGGccattattacctattattatttattttgtaccagAAACTTAAGAACTGAAACATCATACATTGAGAGGATATGTACAGGAACAGCTTGAAAATTAATAAAGCCCTAAAAATCTACCCAAATTCCAGCCCTATTACAAT is part of the Maniola hyperantus chromosome 3, iAphHyp1.2, whole genome shotgun sequence genome and encodes:
- the Pi3K92E gene encoding phosphatidylinositol 4,5-bisphosphate 3-kinase catalytic subunit delta isoform, which encodes MVPAPSCPITWDYWTATPSDYVELTCLMPNSIFLSLRVSWNATLHGVKEELWDLAMKQPLFGMLREMSGYVFQFINSLAVPEEVDDENKRVRDIKPALGVLMIIERSIQRPGENLLNTQISHLIGKGLNEFDNLRSSEVNDFRMRMRYLAEESLLKRAQSTQLERLRYHCPPRLADHPTVPTTLLSHLNNNCFILVTKVAKTEFSFTSNVSVSLTPQQHIETILRKKANSLNMRGENPRNYVLKVCGREEYLLGEHPLIQFLYIQETLSRDGVPQVMTVCIDNIPLGSDIQYYSLPERTRLSSDQSNTIRKKKNYESSWKIDKNYSCIVQSVGGLNVDPGRPVEVVCQAGIYHGGKPLCEARKTRVAVVSMEGEAQWNAKLQFPIKVCNVPRMARLCFVIYEISKAKNKWKANKDTINRLAWANTMVFDYKDQLRTDGVTLYMWTHVADGTQGDDLLLHPLGTVVSNPNIESCAALQVRFSNYECQHPILFPKPESVKAYADQLEDEAGDAVATLSDDFENLRATAEKDPMYEMHEQDKKDIWSSREYFRVAAPELLPKLLSCVEWTERAEVARVVRMLATWPLLRVESALELLDYAYADAAVRRFAVKCLAKISDEDLLLYLLQLVQALKHESYLMCDLSVFLLQRAFDNMNIGHYLFWHLRSEMHVPSVSVRFGLVLEAYCRGCQDHINSLMRQISCLDKLKWANQCIRKKKEITKARAALRQHLEEQHCLETLSDFVSPLTPSLLCKRIKPEGCRVMDSKMRPLLLEFENVDPTGGDIRIILKVGDDLRQDMFTLQMLRIMDRLWKNAGYDFRLNPYNCISMEYAVGMIEVVDEAETVANIQKQSARFNATSVISKVNLFQWLRKKNPSEESFNKAVEEFTMSCAGYCVATYVLGIADRHPDNIMIKESGQLFHIDFGHFLGHFKKKYGVKREFVPFVLTHGFIHVINKGQRGGNNDLLDFKIFRELCETAFKILRKHGHLILSLFSMMISTGLPELSSEKDLQYLRQTLVMDLSEEKAIEHFRLKFDQAVTSSWTASVNWAFHNMDKNN